A single genomic interval of Alcaligenes sp. SDU_A2 harbors:
- the gloA gene encoding lactoylglutathione lyase: protein MRILHTMLRVGNLDQSLAFYTDVLGMKLLRKSDYPDGRFTLAFVGYQDEADGAVLELTHNWDTTSYELGNAYGHIALEVDDAYKACENIKARGGKVVREAGPMKHGTTVIAFVEDPDGYKIELIQAKGRVD, encoded by the coding sequence ATGCGTATCCTGCACACAATGCTGCGCGTCGGCAATCTGGATCAATCCCTGGCCTTCTACACCGACGTTCTGGGCATGAAACTGCTGCGCAAATCAGACTACCCCGATGGCCGCTTCACCCTGGCCTTTGTCGGTTACCAGGACGAGGCCGACGGTGCCGTGCTTGAGCTGACTCACAACTGGGATACCACTTCATACGAGCTGGGCAATGCCTATGGCCATATCGCCCTGGAAGTGGACGATGCCTACAAAGCCTGTGAAAACATCAAGGCACGCGGCGGCAAGGTCGTGCGCGAAGCCGGCCCCATGAAGCACGGCACCACCGTCATTGCTTTTGTCGAAGATCCGGACGGCTACAAGATCGAATTGATCCAGGCCAAGGGCCGCGTGGACTGA